From Demequina capsici:
GCCCGAGGACAGGATCGGCTCGACGATCACCGCGGCGATGGAGCCCGCGCTCTGACGGTCGACGGCGTCCAGTCCGTACTCGAGCTCCGCAGCCCAGTCGTACGCGCCGTCTGCGCTGCGGAACGGCGAACGGTAGCCGTCGGGCGTCGGCAGTGCGTAGGCACCCACGCTCATCGGTCCGTAGCCCTGGCGCCCGGCCGAGAACGTGGCGCCCGCAGCACCCCCGGTCATGCCATGCCACGACCGGTTGAAGGAGACCACCTCGAAATGGCCGGTCGCGCTCTTGGCCATCTTGAGCGCGGCCTCGTTCGCCTCAGCCCCGGTGGTCAGGAGCAGCATGTGCGACAGCTGCGGAGGCAGAGTGCTCGCAAGACGCTCCGCGAGCGCCACGACGGGCCTGCTCAGCATGCCGCTGAAGAGGTGATCGAGCGTCCGCACGCTATGGGAGACCGCCTCGACGATCGCGGGATGCGAATGGCCCAGCACGGCGCTCATCTGGCCCGACGTGAAGTCCAGCAGCCCGTTGCCGAGGGAGTCGTAGACGTAGCTTCCGGCCGCACGCTCGATGATCCGGGGCGTGAACGGCGCGCCGTACCGCACCAGATGCGCCTCCGCGGACGACCAGAACGCCATGTCTGACATGGGACCTCCCTAGCGAGGGGACGGGTCAGCCGAAGTAGCGACCCGGCCGGTGGTTGATGGCGATGACGAAGTTCAGCAGCACGGCACCCACGACCGAGCACAGCAGGATCCATGGATCCACCAGGGCGAGCGACGCAAGCACCACGACCAGGTCGAGTGCGCCCTGCACGAAGCCTGCGCGGATGTGGAAGCGCTCCTGCGCGTAGGCCGCGAGGATGCCGAAGCCGCCCGCGCTCGCGCCATGCCTGAAAAGCACGAGCATGCCCATGCCGATCGACAGCCCGGCGAAGATCGCGGCGTACATGGGGCTGAGATCGCCCACCTGGATGAAGCGGGGATGCAAGGAGGAACCCACGGACACGAGTGCGACTGCCGTGAGCGTCTTCACCGTGAAGACCCACCCCAGACGTTTCACTGCAAGGTAGTAGAACGGGATGTTGATCGCGAAGTACACGACGCCGAAGCCCCAGTGCGTGAGGTACGTGGTGAGGAACGCGACACCGGCCAGACCGCCCGACACCCCGCTGATGGCCTTGAGCAGGTAGATGCCCCACGACATCATGAACGCGCCGACGACCAGCGCCAGCACGTCCTCCCACAGCGCGTGCTTCTTCACCTCGAGCGGCGGCTCGATGACTGTCACTGGTGTCCTCCGGGAGCTCTGCGCACGCCACTCTGGCCGCGCGACCCGCTCCATTGTGGTGCACGCGGATGACCGGCAGGTTTCGCGGCCTTGAACGTCCTCTCGCTAGTCGACGACCGAGGCCAGCTCGGACGGCGCGGGCTCGGGCGCGACGCGGCCGGTCGGCCGCGCGCGACGGGTGACCCACCAGCCGGCGAGCGCGAACCCGACGCCGGGGACGCACAGCGCGAGGCCCAGCCATGCAGGTGCGACGTAGCCCCAACCGGCGGCGATCACCGCGCCGCCCAGGAGCGCGCCGAGGCTGTTCCCGATGTTGAGCGCAGAGTGGTTGACGGCCGCGGCCATCGTCTGGCTGTCGCTGGCGACATCCATGAGCCGTGTCTGGATCGCGGGAGAGATCGCCGATGCCGACGCTCCGACGAGCAGGAGCCCGATCGCCAGGCCCGCCACGCTGCCCGCCCCGATGATCAGGACGACGAGCGAGACGGAGAATGCGCCGAAGAGCCCGAAGACGGCCTTCATCGCGCCGTGGTCGGCCAGGCGACCGCCGAGGATGTTGCCCACCGTCATCCCGATGCCGAGCACGACCAGGGCGATCGGCACGTAGGCTTCCCGCAGCCCGGCGACGTCGGTGGCCAGCGGGGACACGTAGCTGTAGACGGCGAAGAACCCGCCGAAGCCCAGGGCGCCGGTCAGGAGCGCGAACCACACTGCCGGTCGAGTGAATGCGGCGAGCTCCCGTCGCACCGTCGCACGCGGATCGCCCTCCTGCCACGGGACCGCGAGCACGATGGCAAGGGCGGTCGCGGCGAAGATGGCGGCCACCGCGAGATATGCGACGCGCCAGCCCGCGTGCTGGCCGAGGTACGTGATCGCGGGCACTCCGACGACATTCGCGATCGTCAGTCCCGTGAGGACGAGGGCCACCGCCCTGCCTCGTCGACCGGGACCCATCAGGTCTGCGGCGACGAGCGCCGCCACTCCGAAGTATGCGCCGTGTGGCAAGGCGGCGACGAAGCGTGCGATCACGACGAGCGGGAAGGTGGGCGCGAGCGCCGACGCGACCGTGCCGAGCGTGAACACCACTGCGAGCGCGGTGAGGAGCCGCTTCCGCGGGAACCTCGCAGCGAAGGCCGCGATGGTCGGCGCTCCCACGACGACGCCCGCCGCGTACGCGGAGATCAGGAGTCCAGCACGTGCGAGAGCCGCATCAGGGTCCTGCGAGTAAAGGGCGGGCAGAAGGTCACGAGCGATGTCGGGCAGCAGGCCCATCGCGACGAACTCCGTGGTGCCGATGCCGAATCCGCCGAGCGCGAGCGCGAGCAGTGCGAGGCGGATCCGTACAGGGCTGAGCGAGGGCATGACGACGCCGATCATGAGAGGGGGCAGGAACCGCTCGTCGTCGAGCCGTGCGCGTGGCGCACTGTGCGCAACGATAGACCCGGTTCGACGCATTCCCTGGCGACATGGCGTGGCCAACGGTCCATGACGGTGCAACCATTGATGTCATGACAACCATCTCGGACTTCTCGGCCATCACTCTCGAGGGCGAGGAGCGCAGCCTCGCGGCCTACCGGGGCAAGGTGGTCCTCGTGGTGAACACCGCGTCGAAGTGCGGTCTCACGCCGCAGTTCGAGGGACTCGAGGCGGTGTACGAGCAGCTCCACGACGCCGGCCTCGAGATCCTTGGCTTCCCGTGCAACCAGTTCGCAGGCCAGGAGCCGGGCGATGCCGACCAGATCGGCGAGTTCTGCCAGCGCAACTACGGGGTCACCTTCCCGATGTTCGACAAGATCGATGTCAACGGCTCGAGCGCGCATCCGCTGTACCGCTGGATGAAGAAGCAGACAGGCGGGCTGCTCCGAGGCGGTCCCATCAAGTGGAACTTCACCAAGTTCCTCATCGGCAGGGATGGCGCCGTGGTGCGCCGTTACGCCCCCACCACCGAGCCTGCGGCGCTCCTCGACGACCTCAGGGCCGAGCTCGCCAAGGCGTAGCG
This genomic window contains:
- a CDS encoding YitT family protein yields the protein MTVIEPPLEVKKHALWEDVLALVVGAFMMSWGIYLLKAISGVSGGLAGVAFLTTYLTHWGFGVVYFAINIPFYYLAVKRLGWVFTVKTLTAVALVSVGSSLHPRFIQVGDLSPMYAAIFAGLSIGMGMLVLFRHGASAGGFGILAAYAQERFHIRAGFVQGALDLVVVLASLALVDPWILLCSVVGAVLLNFVIAINHRPGRYFG
- a CDS encoding MFS transporter, which produces MPSLSPVRIRLALLALALGGFGIGTTEFVAMGLLPDIARDLLPALYSQDPDAALARAGLLISAYAAGVVVGAPTIAAFAARFPRKRLLTALAVVFTLGTVASALAPTFPLVVIARFVAALPHGAYFGVAALVAADLMGPGRRGRAVALVLTGLTIANVVGVPAITYLGQHAGWRVAYLAVAAIFAATALAIVLAVPWQEGDPRATVRRELAAFTRPAVWFALLTGALGFGGFFAVYSYVSPLATDVAGLREAYVPIALVVLGIGMTVGNILGGRLADHGAMKAVFGLFGAFSVSLVVLIIGAGSVAGLAIGLLLVGASASAISPAIQTRLMDVASDSQTMAAAVNHSALNIGNSLGALLGGAVIAAGWGYVAPAWLGLALCVPGVGFALAGWWVTRRARPTGRVAPEPAPSELASVVD
- a CDS encoding glutathione peroxidase; protein product: MTTISDFSAITLEGEERSLAAYRGKVVLVVNTASKCGLTPQFEGLEAVYEQLHDAGLEILGFPCNQFAGQEPGDADQIGEFCQRNYGVTFPMFDKIDVNGSSAHPLYRWMKKQTGGLLRGGPIKWNFTKFLIGRDGAVVRRYAPTTEPAALLDDLRAELAKA